From the Paenibacillus sp. FSL H8-0548 genome, one window contains:
- a CDS encoding PIG-L family deacetylase, which translates to MIPKLKNKKRKLLAVFAHPDDESFICGGTLAKYASMGVEITLVSATRGDMGRRMGNPPYVNRETMPAIREKELNKACEALGIEKLIFFDIRDKMVEFYDQERLIEKISELMEEIKPDVVLTFHEIFGGHPDHCAIGKATTAACQRTGRQGSLYFISFGDAMEAPERFGYTKKDVVKVDIRHHLAAKLAAFRAHRCQTEMDKWVWESDHKALGKFGRFEYFLAAQVAPQQAMDDLFQPI; encoded by the coding sequence ATGATTCCAAAGCTGAAGAATAAAAAACGTAAACTATTGGCTGTATTTGCACATCCTGATGATGAATCGTTTATTTGCGGCGGAACGCTGGCGAAGTATGCAAGCATGGGGGTGGAGATTACGCTCGTAAGTGCTACTAGAGGCGACATGGGGCGTAGAATGGGCAATCCTCCTTATGTAAATCGAGAGACGATGCCAGCCATCCGTGAAAAAGAGCTGAACAAAGCTTGTGAAGCACTAGGCATTGAGAAATTAATTTTTTTCGATATTCGTGACAAAATGGTTGAATTTTACGATCAGGAACGTTTAATTGAGAAAATTTCTGAACTCATGGAAGAAATTAAGCCCGATGTCGTTCTCACCTTCCATGAAATATTTGGCGGTCATCCTGATCACTGTGCCATTGGAAAAGCGACCACTGCTGCCTGCCAGCGTACTGGCCGGCAGGGATCGCTTTATTTCATCAGCTTCGGCGACGCGATGGAAGCTCCTGAGCGATTTGGTTATACAAAGAAGGATGTCGTCAAAGTTGATATTCGGCATCATTTGGCAGCCAAGCTTGCAGCATTCCGGGCGCATCGCTGTCAGACTGAAATGGATAAGTGGGTTTGGGAATCAGATCATAAAGCGCTAGGCAAGTTCGGTCGCTTTGAGTATTTTCTAGCTGCGCAAGTCGCTCCACAGCAGGCGATGGATGATTTATTCCAACCGATTTAG
- a CDS encoding acyl-CoA dehydrogenase family protein, protein MGRLIDQYITNTEERKRAEQVEALAARFAERAAVHDLEGSFPHENFDDLKEAGYLKLTVPKEYGGEGISLHEMVALQERLAYGDGSTALAVGWHIGQVLHLRTTRKWPEEQFDKLCRAIVEGGAMINTFASEASSGSPSRGGRPETTARQVDGGYLITGRKTFSTLSPILDRFVVTAYLPEEEAVADFLIYKNERVSILETWDTIGMRGTGSHDVVLDDVFAANEDRLFGKGIDDGGGWLLHIPACYLGIALAARDFALSFAQTYRPNHLQGPIAELATIQQAIGQMEVELRAARCLLYAAADRWDEEKESRSMLRPELGLAKYVATNNAIKVVDIAMRIVGGASLSKKLPLERYYRDVRAGLHNPPMDNMVLQTLAAAALNEKL, encoded by the coding sequence ATGGGGCGGCTAATTGACCAATATATTACAAATACCGAGGAGAGAAAGCGTGCCGAGCAGGTAGAGGCTTTGGCTGCACGTTTCGCCGAACGGGCGGCTGTCCACGATTTGGAGGGCTCTTTTCCACACGAAAATTTTGATGACCTGAAGGAAGCCGGTTACTTAAAGCTTACCGTTCCGAAGGAGTACGGAGGAGAGGGCATTTCACTTCATGAAATGGTGGCGCTGCAGGAGCGACTGGCTTATGGAGACGGCTCGACTGCACTCGCTGTAGGCTGGCATATCGGTCAGGTGCTGCATCTTAGAACGACGCGGAAATGGCCGGAAGAGCAGTTCGACAAGCTATGCCGAGCAATCGTGGAGGGCGGCGCTATGATTAATACATTTGCAAGTGAAGCTTCTTCGGGTAGTCCAAGCCGTGGAGGCAGACCTGAAACAACAGCAAGGCAAGTGGACGGCGGCTATCTGATTACAGGTCGTAAAACCTTCAGCACACTATCACCCATTCTTGATCGTTTTGTCGTTACCGCCTACCTCCCCGAGGAAGAAGCTGTAGCGGACTTTCTTATTTATAAAAACGAACGCGTGAGCATCCTTGAAACATGGGATACGATCGGTATGCGCGGCACAGGCAGCCATGATGTCGTATTAGATGATGTGTTCGCCGCTAATGAAGATCGCCTCTTTGGAAAAGGAATCGATGACGGCGGCGGCTGGCTGCTCCATATCCCTGCCTGCTACCTTGGTATCGCATTAGCTGCGCGTGATTTTGCCCTTTCCTTTGCCCAGACGTACCGCCCGAATCATCTTCAAGGGCCCATTGCGGAGCTTGCGACCATTCAGCAAGCCATTGGACAGATGGAGGTTGAGCTGCGAGCGGCCCGTTGTCTTCTATATGCAGCAGCAGACCGCTGGGATGAGGAGAAGGAAAGCCGTTCGATGCTGAGGCCTGAACTTGGACTAGCCAAATATGTCGCAACAAATAATGCGATCAAGGTCGTCGACATCGCTATGCGGATCGTCGGCGGTGCCAGCTTATCCAAGAAATTACCTTTGGAACGATATTACCGGGATGTGCGAGCGGGCCTTCATAATCCTCCAATGGATAATATGGTGCTCCAAACCCTCGCAGCAGCTGCTTTAAACGAGAAATTATAA
- a CDS encoding PBP1A family penicillin-binding protein, protein MRKNHVFQLKKIKIKSLLLLLLALLILAVLGGWIMFRVLIGAQHIGQLEEPLPAATIIYDLSGVEATRISFNKIDELAYSEMPKHMVDAVVAVEDRRYFEHEGMDMRAIGRAFIKNFTSGGTVQGGSTITQQLAKNVFLSHERTWSRKWNEVLLAKKIEETYNKQEIMEMYLNQIYYGEGAWGIKRAANTYFGKEPKQLTVAEAALLAGLIKAPSALTPYKHLEKAKERRNVVLQLMKEQALITEDSYRTAINEPVQLLTSKPNRVEDISYPYYVDQIIREAMGQYGLSENEVLQGGLRIYTELDTKMQQKAEQVYEQETLFPESTPDQLIQSSAVLIDPRTGGIRALVGGRGEQPFRGFNRASQLKRQPGSTIKPLVVYTPALEQGYKPSDELVDEPINISGYEPKNADGSYHGKVSMYEALIQSYNVPAVKILHELGIQKGIDAAERFGIPLTESDRTLGLALGGLHDGVSPLQLAEAFGVFANDGVRMHAHAITRIESADGAVLAEFSQSSGSEKVMEPAIAHTMTAMLEGVIKQGTGSSAAMKDRTLAGKSGTTQMLGTTGYSAKDNWFVGYAPQLVGAVWLGYDQSDSTHYLSTSSKAAAVVFQALMAGALEGEPVLSFPKAQELLPIAKKKEEEKEKNKDRQPKKEKTSKDKDKDKNKEKDKDKEKDKRKKEKQRERIQKYKDKIEKKERDKRKDKSEDRD, encoded by the coding sequence ATGAGAAAAAATCATGTTTTTCAGTTGAAAAAGATAAAAATAAAAAGCTTACTGCTCTTATTATTGGCTCTGCTAATTTTGGCAGTGCTCGGCGGGTGGATCATGTTCAGAGTGCTGATCGGTGCGCAGCATATTGGCCAGCTTGAGGAACCGCTGCCAGCAGCGACTATCATTTATGATCTGAGCGGTGTGGAAGCAACGCGCATCTCCTTCAATAAAATTGATGAGCTGGCGTACAGTGAAATGCCTAAGCATATGGTTGATGCTGTTGTTGCAGTCGAAGACCGGCGATATTTTGAGCATGAAGGAATGGATATGCGTGCGATCGGGCGCGCTTTTATAAAAAATTTCACGTCAGGAGGCACTGTGCAAGGAGGCAGCACAATTACACAGCAGCTTGCAAAAAACGTCTTTCTGTCGCATGAGCGAACCTGGTCAAGGAAGTGGAACGAGGTGCTTCTTGCGAAGAAAATTGAGGAGACTTACAACAAACAGGAGATTATGGAGATGTATCTCAATCAGATCTATTATGGCGAGGGCGCTTGGGGTATTAAACGGGCTGCAAACACGTATTTCGGAAAAGAGCCTAAGCAGCTTACCGTTGCAGAAGCGGCTCTGTTGGCGGGGCTAATTAAAGCTCCATCAGCACTTACGCCGTATAAGCATCTGGAGAAAGCAAAGGAAAGACGGAATGTTGTTCTTCAGCTTATGAAGGAGCAAGCGTTGATAACCGAGGACAGCTACCGAACAGCGATCAATGAGCCGGTTCAATTGTTAACCTCGAAGCCTAACCGTGTAGAGGATATCAGCTATCCTTATTATGTGGATCAGATTATACGGGAAGCTATGGGACAGTATGGGCTATCGGAAAATGAGGTGCTTCAGGGCGGACTGCGAATATATACGGAATTGGACACGAAAATGCAGCAAAAAGCGGAGCAGGTTTATGAGCAGGAAACACTCTTTCCTGAGAGCACGCCTGATCAGCTTATCCAAAGCAGTGCTGTGCTGATAGATCCTCGAACTGGCGGTATACGCGCGCTTGTGGGCGGTAGAGGGGAGCAGCCGTTTCGCGGCTTTAATCGGGCTTCGCAGCTAAAACGCCAGCCAGGCTCAACCATTAAGCCGTTAGTCGTATATACGCCTGCTTTGGAGCAGGGATATAAGCCCAGCGACGAGCTGGTAGATGAGCCAATTAATATTAGCGGTTACGAGCCTAAGAACGCAGATGGCTCCTATCACGGGAAGGTGTCCATGTATGAAGCGCTAATCCAATCTTATAATGTGCCTGCTGTGAAAATATTGCATGAGCTAGGAATTCAAAAAGGGATCGATGCCGCAGAGAGATTTGGAATTCCTCTGACCGAGAGTGATCGCACGCTGGGGCTTGCACTGGGCGGATTGCATGACGGTGTATCACCGCTCCAGCTAGCTGAAGCTTTTGGTGTATTTGCTAATGATGGCGTTCGGATGCATGCCCATGCGATAACTCGGATCGAATCTGCCGATGGTGCCGTGCTGGCGGAATTCTCTCAAAGTTCGGGCAGTGAGAAGGTAATGGAGCCTGCAATTGCCCATACGATGACAGCTATGCTTGAAGGCGTAATTAAGCAAGGAACCGGTAGTTCCGCAGCAATGAAAGACCGCACGCTTGCTGGCAAGTCAGGCACGACACAAATGCTCGGAACAACGGGCTACAGTGCCAAGGATAACTGGTTTGTTGGCTATGCGCCACAGCTTGTTGGTGCTGTATGGCTTGGCTATGATCAAAGCGATAGCACTCATTATTTATCGACGAGTTCCAAGGCTGCGGCTGTCGTATTTCAAGCGCTAATGGCTGGGGCTTTAGAGGGTGAGCCGGTGCTGAGTTTTCCTAAAGCTCAGGAGCTATTGCCGATTGCTAAGAAAAAGGAAGAGGAGAAAGAAAAGAATAAGGATAGACAACCCAAAAAGGAGAAAACATCGAAGGATAAAGATAAGGATAAGAATAAGGAAAAAGATAAAGATAAGGAAAAAGATAAACGAAAAAAGGAGAAACAGCGCGAACGCATTCAAAAATACAAGGATAAAATAGAAAAAAAAGAACGCGATAAGCGTAAGGATAAGAGTGAAGACCGTGACTAA
- a CDS encoding Rrf2 family transcriptional regulator: MKQISSRFSMAVHILTLIALMPGECTGDIIAGSVDTNPVVIRRIMGMLKKAGLIEVRAGVGGATLLKEPSAISLLDVYLAVEATDKGRLFHIHNHPNPLCPVGRTIEVSLHDELAKAQAAMESQLAATTIQLMLEQASDNKSSI, from the coding sequence ATGAAACAAATCAGCAGCCGCTTCTCGATGGCCGTTCATATTCTTACATTAATTGCGTTGATGCCTGGGGAATGTACCGGGGACATCATTGCAGGCAGTGTGGACACCAATCCGGTAGTTATTCGCAGAATAATGGGGATGCTTAAGAAAGCAGGATTGATTGAGGTCAGGGCCGGTGTTGGCGGAGCAACGTTGTTGAAGGAGCCTTCTGCCATTTCGTTGCTGGATGTGTATCTTGCGGTTGAGGCAACGGATAAGGGACGTTTGTTCCATATTCATAATCATCCAAATCCGCTCTGTCCTGTGGGCAGAACGATCGAGGTCTCGCTTCATGATGAACTAGCTAAGGCACAGGCGGCAATGGAGTCGCAGCTGGCAGCAACTACGATCCAGTTGATGCTCGAACAAGCGTCCGATAATAAAAGCTCAATATGA
- a CDS encoding SDR family oxidoreductase encodes MKILVTGATGQLGSIVIDTLLKTVPASDLAVSVRNPEKAEHIRAQGVDVRHGDFDQPDTLKNSFAGVDRLLIISADGDNETRIRQHQNAVHAAKEAGVGFIAYTSVGNADRSTLALAEVHRATEKAILESGIPYSFLRNNWYAENELGSLQGVLHGAPWLNAVGDARIGWASRYDYAQAAAVVLAGTAHDNTVYELAGKPLTQAELAVIAGEVLGKEVNVVNVDDTAFGEALKSAGLPDFVVSMLVDMQEPIRSGSLDVESNDLEKLLGRPAQPLSEVFEAAVQQ; translated from the coding sequence ATGAAAATATTAGTTACTGGTGCAACCGGACAATTGGGCTCGATCGTAATCGATACATTATTAAAGACAGTGCCTGCTTCCGACCTTGCGGTAAGTGTGCGCAATCCTGAGAAGGCTGAGCATATTCGGGCACAGGGCGTAGACGTTCGGCACGGCGATTTCGATCAGCCAGATACGTTGAAGAACTCATTTGCCGGAGTAGATCGCCTGTTGATCATTTCTGCCGATGGGGATAACGAAACCCGGATTCGCCAGCATCAGAATGCTGTCCATGCGGCGAAGGAAGCGGGGGTAGGCTTTATCGCTTACACAAGCGTAGGCAACGCGGACCGCAGTACGCTTGCTCTGGCAGAAGTTCATCGGGCGACTGAAAAAGCGATTTTGGAGAGCGGTATCCCGTATTCCTTCCTGCGCAACAACTGGTACGCGGAAAACGAGCTTGGCAGCTTGCAGGGCGTACTCCATGGAGCTCCTTGGCTAAATGCAGTGGGCGATGCTCGTATAGGCTGGGCAAGCCGTTATGACTACGCACAAGCGGCCGCAGTGGTATTGGCAGGAACAGCTCATGACAATACCGTGTATGAATTGGCAGGCAAGCCGCTTACGCAAGCGGAACTTGCTGTTATCGCAGGCGAGGTGCTGGGCAAAGAGGTTAACGTTGTCAACGTTGATGACACTGCGTTCGGCGAAGCTTTGAAAAGTGCCGGTCTGCCTGATTTTGTAGTATCCATGCTTGTGGATATGCAGGAGCCAATTCGTAGCGGATCGCTTGATGTGGAAAGCAACGATCTGGAGAAATTGCTGGGTCGTCCGGCTCAGCCTCTAAGCGAGGTTTTTGAAGCAGCCGTCCAGCAATAA
- a CDS encoding DEAD/DEAH box helicase, which yields MQQLSKTAVITGRGQLIAVLLPDEQYELDWQEGVSQSESEHSEQAFQDELYKLFREDSDGFLLELALTRRNESLSESLRFLQRVGAAFVKGMARHPELEGQRDAAVVPLEKEKVQEWLADAPFLIGAQFLDKSFIEELWNSLHRAFAASVNRHSGSMAQWFADNGAAFQPAGRVYFHLVESKEGSEYPFSFLSTYAAEEQESGKTRHLPLKQALVDYGENSGKLLELLSTVHRAAEQSELISELVESGDIFYPIGLTSDEAYAFLREVARYEDAGVLCRIPKWWRSKANSLKLNVSVGEKQPSRLNADALLSFQADLWLGDEAISVEELRQLLAEQEGLALIKGKWVEVNHKRLQQALDAYERAEKSAGGSGLSMIEAMKLHMNAERILQVESDKVEVEITNGQWLETVMDRLREPDTIEALGGAGEDFQASLRAYQERGVSWLHMMKTLGLGACLADDMGLGKTIQIIALLNYIRSVQQERALLVVPASLIGNWMRELGKFAPSLHYYVCHPSENKEIQQADALGDDIQLVITTYGMLAKYEWLRGQAWDMLILDEAQAIKNPGTKQTKLVKQIEASYRIAMTGTPIENRLGDLWSLFDFLNKGLLGTVKEFGAFTRGLRDSSDGYGRLRQTVSPFILRRLKTDRTIITDLPDKIEMKTYATLTKKQVVLYNKLVKELQEKLVSSEEGIQRKGLVLAALMKFKQICNHPDQYLGQQVYAELDSGKFARLREICETIYEKRERVLIFTQFKEVTEALQVFLEQIFQHKGLVLHGETPVGKRQELVEAFQGKEYVPFMVLSIKAGGVGLNLTAANHVVHFDRWWNPAVENQATDRAFRIGQQKNVIVHKFITQGTIEEKIDQIIEDKVRLSHEIVPDIQESWITEMDNDQLMNLMKLTE from the coding sequence ATGCAGCAACTTAGCAAAACAGCTGTCATTACCGGCAGGGGACAGCTTATCGCCGTTCTGCTCCCAGACGAGCAATATGAGCTTGACTGGCAGGAGGGGGTATCGCAGTCCGAGTCGGAACACAGCGAGCAAGCATTTCAAGATGAGCTGTACAAACTGTTTCGTGAGGATTCGGACGGATTCCTACTGGAGCTGGCTTTAACGCGGCGGAACGAGTCGTTATCGGAGTCACTCAGATTTTTGCAGCGTGTTGGGGCAGCATTTGTGAAAGGAATGGCGCGCCATCCTGAACTGGAAGGGCAGCGTGATGCAGCTGTCGTTCCCCTTGAGAAGGAGAAAGTGCAGGAATGGCTGGCAGATGCCCCGTTTCTGATAGGAGCACAATTTTTGGATAAAAGCTTTATAGAAGAGCTTTGGAATAGCTTGCATCGCGCTTTTGCAGCTAGTGTGAACCGTCATAGCGGCAGCATGGCGCAATGGTTCGCGGATAACGGAGCTGCATTTCAGCCGGCAGGACGTGTTTATTTCCACCTCGTAGAGAGCAAGGAAGGGAGTGAATATCCCTTCTCATTCTTGTCTACCTATGCAGCAGAGGAGCAGGAGTCGGGCAAAACAAGACATTTGCCGCTTAAGCAAGCGCTGGTGGACTATGGAGAGAACAGCGGCAAGCTGCTGGAGCTGCTTTCAACGGTGCATCGGGCGGCAGAGCAAAGTGAGCTGATTAGCGAACTGGTGGAGTCCGGCGATATATTTTACCCTATTGGACTGACGTCTGATGAAGCGTACGCTTTCCTTCGTGAAGTAGCGCGATATGAGGATGCAGGCGTGTTATGCCGTATTCCAAAATGGTGGCGTAGCAAAGCCAATTCACTTAAGTTAAATGTCAGCGTTGGTGAAAAGCAGCCATCTCGTTTAAATGCAGATGCGTTGCTGAGTTTTCAGGCTGATCTTTGGCTGGGAGATGAAGCTATTTCTGTGGAAGAACTACGGCAATTGCTTGCCGAGCAGGAAGGGCTTGCACTCATTAAGGGCAAATGGGTGGAGGTCAATCATAAGCGCTTGCAGCAGGCGCTGGATGCTTACGAACGGGCAGAAAAATCGGCCGGCGGCTCAGGCTTAAGCATGATTGAGGCGATGAAGCTTCATATGAATGCGGAACGCATTTTACAAGTGGAATCGGACAAAGTCGAAGTAGAGATAACGAACGGACAATGGCTGGAAACAGTCATGGACCGATTGCGAGAGCCGGATACGATTGAAGCGCTTGGCGGTGCGGGGGAGGATTTTCAGGCAAGTCTGCGCGCTTATCAGGAACGGGGCGTAAGCTGGCTGCATATGATGAAGACGCTGGGGCTGGGCGCTTGTCTTGCAGACGATATGGGTCTCGGCAAAACGATCCAGATTATCGCGCTGCTTAATTATATTCGTAGTGTGCAGCAGGAGCGGGCCTTGCTTGTCGTTCCAGCTTCGCTTATCGGCAACTGGATGAGAGAGCTTGGCAAGTTTGCTCCTTCTCTTCATTACTACGTGTGCCATCCGTCCGAAAATAAAGAAATTCAACAAGCTGATGCACTTGGAGATGATATTCAGCTCGTCATTACAACCTACGGCATGCTGGCCAAATATGAGTGGCTGAGAGGACAAGCATGGGACATGCTTATTCTTGATGAAGCGCAAGCGATCAAAAATCCGGGCACGAAGCAAACGAAGCTGGTCAAGCAAATCGAAGCCTCTTATCGCATAGCGATGACAGGTACGCCGATTGAGAACAGGCTGGGCGATCTGTGGTCGCTGTTTGATTTTCTGAACAAGGGGCTGCTGGGGACGGTAAAAGAATTTGGCGCGTTCACGCGCGGATTGCGCGACTCTAGTGATGGTTATGGCAGACTGCGGCAGACGGTGAGTCCGTTTATTCTGCGGCGGTTAAAGACGGATCGTACCATCATTACGGACCTTCCGGACAAAATCGAGATGAAAACGTATGCGACCCTTACGAAAAAGCAGGTTGTGCTTTATAACAAGCTTGTTAAGGAATTGCAGGAGAAACTTGTTTCTTCGGAAGAAGGGATTCAGCGCAAAGGGCTGGTGCTTGCGGCGTTAATGAAATTCAAGCAAATTTGCAATCACCCCGATCAGTATTTGGGACAACAGGTATATGCGGAGCTGGACAGTGGGAAATTTGCGAGGCTGCGTGAAATATGTGAGACGATTTATGAGAAGCGGGAACGCGTCCTTATTTTTACCCAGTTCAAGGAAGTGACGGAAGCGCTGCAGGTTTTTCTAGAGCAGATTTTTCAGCATAAGGGGCTAGTCTTGCATGGAGAAACTCCAGTAGGGAAGCGACAAGAGCTGGTGGAGGCTTTTCAGGGCAAGGAGTATGTGCCGTTTATGGTGCTGTCTATTAAAGCGGGTGGAGTCGGGCTTAACTTGACGGCGGCCAATCATGTGGTTCATTTCGACAGATGGTGGAATCCGGCGGTGGAAAATCAGGCGACAGACCGTGCTTTTCGGATTGGTCAGCAGAAAAATGTTATCGTCCACAAATTTATTACGCAAGGAACGATAGAAGAGAAAATCGATCAGATCATCGAGGACAAGGTACGTCTTTCCCATGAAATCGTGCCGGATATTCAGGAGAGCTGGATAACGGAAATGGACAATGACCAACTGATGAATTTGATGAAGCTTACAGAATAG
- a CDS encoding SWIM zinc finger family protein has product MAFYNDFPEYVPVSEKKRRAAAAVAKLQKKNAKVWPVVITGRAIATTWWGKAWCTNLESYADYSNRIARGRSYVRHSSVLDLQITGGKAAALVQGSSSKPYKVEITVGPLSDSVWQQIVKECAGKISSLQELAEGKFPAGLSELFTTKGKGLFPAPKDIRLSCSCPDYAVMCKHVAAVLYGIGARFDHDSALFFQLRNVKMDELISASLAAQSQEMLGKGGRRGRRVVDDGDLGRTFGIELDMGSDDDSTFVKKRSADGRSAGGAAEGGGKQVSKAEPETGGEGTKPRRGRPPKNKVAAEQEKVAADDASKKSRRRL; this is encoded by the coding sequence ATGGCGTTCTATAACGATTTCCCCGAATATGTACCGGTTTCGGAGAAGAAGCGCAGAGCAGCTGCAGCGGTAGCAAAATTACAGAAAAAAAATGCTAAAGTATGGCCGGTGGTGATTACGGGACGTGCTATCGCAACAACCTGGTGGGGCAAGGCATGGTGCACGAATCTGGAGAGCTATGCGGATTATAGCAACCGGATTGCCAGGGGGCGCAGCTATGTAAGGCACAGTTCTGTGCTCGATTTGCAGATCACTGGCGGCAAGGCCGCAGCGCTTGTTCAGGGAAGTTCTTCTAAGCCATATAAGGTTGAGATTACTGTAGGTCCGTTGTCCGACTCGGTATGGCAGCAGATCGTCAAGGAGTGTGCGGGGAAAATAAGCTCGCTGCAGGAACTCGCCGAAGGCAAGTTTCCTGCCGGGCTGTCCGAGTTGTTTACGACGAAAGGCAAGGGCTTGTTCCCAGCGCCTAAAGATATTCGCTTGAGCTGCAGCTGCCCGGATTACGCGGTTATGTGCAAGCATGTAGCAGCGGTGCTGTACGGTATTGGTGCGAGGTTTGATCACGATTCGGCGTTGTTCTTCCAGCTTCGCAATGTGAAGATGGACGAGCTTATTTCAGCATCGCTTGCTGCGCAGTCACAAGAGATGCTGGGCAAGGGCGGTCGTCGCGGACGCCGGGTCGTGGATGATGGCGATCTGGGCAGGACGTTTGGAATTGAGCTGGATATGGGGTCTGATGACGACTCCACTTTTGTCAAAAAGCGGAGTGCAGATGGTCGAAGTGCAGGTGGAGCAGCAGAAGGTGGAGGGAAGCAGGTTTCAAAGGCAGAGCCGGAGACAGGCGGCGAGGGAACGAAGCCACGCCGAGGAAGGCCGCCGAAAAATAAGGTGGCTGCTGAGCAAGAGAAGGTAGCAGCTGATGATGCCTCGAAAAAGAGCCGCAGACGGTTGTAA
- a CDS encoding LemA family protein, whose translation MSIGGYIGIVIAVIVLLWIIIIYNRLVELRNRVRNSWSQVDIVLKNRFDLIPNLIETVSGYARYERAVLNQMTELRTKYATASSVTDKASTSSDLSAMLSRVMIIAEGYPDLKASTNYLYLKEQLAEIEDKIRFARQFFNDSVETFNTALAVFPSNLLARAFGFREEAFFKIDGTEKVLPEFQFKL comes from the coding sequence ATGTCTATCGGCGGTTATATTGGAATTGTTATTGCCGTTATCGTGCTTCTATGGATCATCATTATATACAACCGGCTTGTCGAGCTGCGCAACCGGGTTCGCAACAGCTGGTCGCAGGTGGACATCGTTCTCAAAAATCGTTTCGACCTCATTCCCAATCTGATCGAAACAGTATCGGGATATGCCCGCTACGAGAGAGCGGTGCTGAATCAGATGACGGAGTTAAGAACGAAATACGCCACTGCGTCATCCGTCACGGATAAAGCCTCGACCAGCAGCGATTTGTCCGCTATGCTCAGTCGCGTGATGATCATAGCGGAGGGCTACCCGGACTTAAAGGCGAGTACAAACTACCTGTATCTCAAAGAACAGCTTGCGGAGATTGAGGATAAAATCCGGTTCGCCAGACAGTTCTTTAACGATTCGGTTGAAACGTTTAACACCGCACTTGCGGTTTTCCCATCCAACCTGTTGGCCAGAGCGTTCGGGTTCCGCGAGGAAGCCTTCTTCAAAATTGATGGGACCGAGAAGGTTTTGCCTGAGTTTCAATTCAAGCTATAA